One region of Parerythrobacter jejuensis genomic DNA includes:
- a CDS encoding DUF305 domain-containing protein, which yields MHTTLARGLAASLLLGTSSLAVAQDATIVQPGAPGQPARVITAEAATKLADTSYAPADAQFMQGMIVHHQQAVAMSALVKGRTNNEDIVALAGKIDASQADEIKFMTSWLSERGEPLMMAGMDPDHVHHKMAGMASPAQMAALADVNGTAFDTMFLELMIAHHDGALKMVDTLLDQRGTAYDPVMFEFTNDIVKDQQSEIDRMNILLAELSADPRATLAAGFRDAEEAISNLRLVTAMPKPTGFFDPANPASLQPEKAKKDEEKAEEPAEGEEAKPSFAERGSLLSFANTDMAFSGDLLVAGNYHGFNAYKLGADGVPNLVSSVVCPGGQGDVSIVGDILIMSVQDARARVDCGLDGVPDRVSDERFRGVRIFDISDITRPRQVGQVQTCRGSHTHSIVDANDERIVLYNSGTSYVRDGEELAGCVGNVAGDDRTALFSIDVIEIPLADPAQSRIVDSPRVFADLETGNIAGLWRGGDHGEGTQETNDTNQCHDITVFPALKLAAGACSGNGIILDIADPMKPKRIDDVTDKGFAYWHSATFSNDGTKVLFTDEWGGGGRPRCQAGDPMSWGANAIYEIVNGKLEYRSLYKLPAPQGDKENCVAHNGSIIPVPGRDIFVQAWYQGGISVIDFTDAKNPTEIAYFDRGPVDKDQLVTGGYWSAYWYNGRIYATEITRGLDVFALEPSEFLTAEEIAAAEAAQYEGDLFNPQTQTQVTWPDDIVARVEASRKGG from the coding sequence ATGCACACAACACTCGCTCGCGGCCTTGCGGCCTCGCTCTTGCTCGGCACTTCGAGCCTTGCCGTCGCCCAGGACGCGACCATCGTCCAGCCGGGCGCGCCCGGTCAGCCCGCACGGGTGATCACTGCAGAAGCAGCGACGAAACTGGCGGATACCAGCTACGCCCCGGCCGATGCGCAATTCATGCAAGGCATGATCGTGCACCATCAGCAAGCGGTGGCAATGTCGGCTCTGGTCAAAGGGCGCACCAACAATGAAGACATTGTCGCTCTGGCGGGCAAGATCGATGCCAGCCAGGCTGACGAGATCAAGTTCATGACCAGCTGGCTCTCCGAACGCGGCGAGCCCTTGATGATGGCAGGCATGGACCCTGATCATGTCCATCACAAGATGGCTGGCATGGCGAGCCCGGCGCAGATGGCAGCCTTGGCTGATGTCAATGGCACGGCCTTCGACACTATGTTCCTGGAACTGATGATCGCGCACCATGATGGCGCGCTCAAGATGGTCGATACCCTGCTCGACCAGCGCGGCACGGCATATGATCCGGTGATGTTCGAATTCACAAACGACATTGTGAAAGACCAGCAGTCCGAAATCGACCGGATGAATATCCTATTGGCCGAACTGTCTGCCGATCCACGCGCCACGCTGGCAGCCGGCTTCCGCGATGCGGAAGAAGCAATCAGCAATCTACGCCTGGTCACGGCGATGCCCAAGCCAACCGGCTTCTTCGATCCGGCCAATCCCGCGTCCTTGCAGCCCGAAAAGGCGAAGAAAGACGAAGAAAAGGCCGAGGAGCCTGCTGAAGGCGAGGAGGCCAAGCCCAGCTTCGCCGAGCGCGGTTCGCTGCTGAGTTTTGCCAATACCGATATGGCCTTCAGCGGGGATTTGCTGGTGGCGGGCAATTACCACGGTTTCAACGCTTACAAGTTGGGTGCGGACGGCGTGCCCAATCTTGTCAGCTCGGTGGTATGTCCGGGCGGGCAAGGTGATGTCTCGATTGTCGGCGATATCCTGATCATGAGCGTGCAGGATGCGCGCGCCCGGGTGGATTGCGGGCTTGATGGCGTACCCGACCGTGTCAGTGACGAGCGCTTCCGGGGGGTCCGGATTTTCGATATTTCTGACATCACGCGTCCGCGCCAGGTTGGGCAGGTCCAGACCTGCCGGGGCAGCCATACCCATTCGATTGTGGATGCAAATGACGAACGGATCGTGCTCTATAACTCGGGCACATCTTATGTCCGCGATGGCGAGGAACTGGCTGGCTGCGTCGGCAATGTCGCCGGTGATGACAGGACTGCTTTGTTCAGCATCGACGTGATCGAGATCCCGCTGGCTGATCCAGCGCAATCGCGCATTGTCGACAGCCCGCGGGTCTTTGCCGATCTTGAGACCGGGAATATCGCCGGCCTGTGGCGTGGTGGTGATCACGGCGAGGGAACCCAGGAAACCAACGACACCAACCAGTGCCACGACATCACAGTTTTCCCGGCGTTGAAACTGGCCGCGGGCGCATGTTCGGGCAACGGTATTATCCTCGATATTGCAGATCCGATGAAGCCGAAGCGGATCGATGATGTGACCGACAAGGGCTTTGCCTATTGGCACTCCGCCACTTTCAGCAATGATGGCACGAAAGTGCTGTTCACCGACGAATGGGGCGGGGGCGGACGTCCGCGTTGCCAGGCAGGCGATCCGATGAGTTGGGGCGCTAATGCGATCTATGAAATCGTGAACGGCAAGCTCGAATATCGCAGCCTCTACAAGCTGCCTGCCCCGCAAGGTGACAAGGAAAACTGTGTTGCGCATAATGGCTCGATCATTCCCGTGCCGGGCCGCGATATCTTCGTCCAGGCATGGTACCAGGGCGGGATCAGCGTGATCGATTTCACCGACGCGAAGAACCCGACCGAGATTGCCTATTTCGATCGTGGGCCGGTCGACAAGGATCAACTGGTCACTGGCGGATATTGGTCAGCCTATTGGTATAATGGCCGCATTTACGCGACCGAGATTACCCGCGGGCTCGACGTCTTTGCGCTGGAACCAAGCGAATTTCTGACCGCAGAAGAAATCGCAGCGGCGGAGGCGGCGCAATATGAAGGCGATCTGTTCAATCCGCAGACCCAGACCCAAGTGACCTGGCCTGACGACATCGTGGCGCGGGTCGAGGCCAGTCGCAAGGGCGGCTGA
- a CDS encoding acyl-CoA dehydrogenase family protein, with product MDFTIPQELEDYYAELERFIESDITPLEQQDDNIRFFDHRREYARTDFEAGGLPREEWEDLLVEAKRRADKAGHWRFSAPKKYGGQDGSNLWMAVIRDRFAQRGLGLHNDLQNEHSIVGNFPFVEMFEQWGTEEQKQEFILGGFEGTRRVAFGLTEPDHGSDATHMETRAVKETRNGTPGYRIDGEKMWITGMHVATHCAMFARTEGEDGNARGITCLLVPNPADGLEIEEWMWTFNMPTDHPRLSVKDVWVPESAILGKEGLGLALAQSFVHQNRIRQAASSLGAAQFCVEESVKYARERKPFGQELARNQAIQFPLVELATQCEMLRLLIYKTAWEMDNMPHEEIEKTISDKVSMCNYWANRLVCEAADRAMQVHGGIGYSRHKPFEHIYRHHRRYRITEGAEEIQMRKVGAYLFGYLGPRRGQFTNA from the coding sequence ATGGATTTCACAATCCCGCAAGAGCTGGAAGACTATTACGCCGAGCTTGAGAGGTTCATCGAAAGTGACATCACCCCGCTTGAACAGCAAGACGACAATATTCGGTTCTTCGACCATCGCCGCGAATATGCGCGCACGGACTTTGAAGCTGGCGGCCTCCCGCGCGAGGAGTGGGAGGATCTTCTTGTCGAGGCGAAGCGGCGGGCAGACAAGGCCGGCCATTGGCGCTTTTCCGCACCGAAGAAATATGGCGGCCAGGATGGATCCAACTTGTGGATGGCCGTGATCCGCGATCGCTTTGCCCAGCGAGGCCTCGGGCTGCACAATGACTTGCAGAACGAGCACAGCATCGTCGGCAATTTCCCCTTCGTCGAAATGTTCGAACAGTGGGGGACAGAGGAACAGAAGCAGGAATTCATCCTTGGCGGGTTCGAAGGGACACGGCGGGTCGCCTTCGGCCTGACCGAGCCCGATCACGGGAGCGATGCGACCCATATGGAAACGCGCGCAGTCAAGGAAACGCGCAACGGCACGCCGGGCTACCGGATCGATGGCGAGAAGATGTGGATCACCGGCATGCATGTCGCGACCCATTGCGCCATGTTTGCCCGGACCGAGGGAGAGGATGGCAATGCGCGTGGGATTACCTGCTTGCTCGTTCCTAACCCGGCCGACGGTCTGGAAATTGAAGAGTGGATGTGGACTTTCAACATGCCCACCGATCACCCACGTCTTTCGGTCAAGGACGTCTGGGTGCCCGAAAGCGCCATCTTGGGCAAGGAGGGCCTAGGCCTCGCGCTGGCGCAAAGCTTCGTCCACCAGAACCGTATCCGGCAAGCGGCGAGTTCCCTCGGTGCGGCGCAATTCTGCGTCGAAGAAAGCGTGAAATATGCCCGCGAGCGCAAGCCGTTCGGGCAGGAGCTGGCGCGCAACCAGGCAATTCAGTTCCCGTTGGTCGAGCTGGCGACCCAGTGCGAAATGCTTCGCCTGCTGATCTACAAGACGGCGTGGGAAATGGACAATATGCCGCATGAGGAGATCGAGAAGACCATCTCCGACAAGGTTAGTATGTGTAACTACTGGGCGAACCGGCTGGTATGCGAGGCAGCGGACCGCGCGATGCAGGTGCATGGGGGGATCGGTTATTCACGGCACAAACCGTTCGAGCATATTTACCGCCATCACCGCCGCTACCGGATCACGGAAGGCGCGGAAGAAATCCAGATGCGCAAGGTCGGCGCGTATCTGTTCGGCTATCTCGGGCCGCGACGCGGGCAATTCACAAACGCCTAG
- a CDS encoding phosphotransferase family protein has protein sequence MGENIEIRELQAGLAHALARKGRGQPENLQRLTGGATMESWRFEVGRERFVLRRAPSLAFMEGRPFGHDVEAAVIRAAHAAGVTAPEVVAELDPEDGIGSGFVMRALPGTPDPRAILAMEEPDQLLREAAGDLARIHSLDPADLPDAIPTLDYSEGVAGLRAQFDEAGGDRPIIALGLKWLEDNVPEPVTPVLNHGDYRLGNILAENSHLTGVLDWELVHFGDPHEDLAFGCMTVWRFSRHDRPAMGLGPLDAYFAAYEEAGGVAVDPARFRFWTIYRTVWWALGCIRMADFWRRGEDRMLERVVISRRTSENELDLLLLLEEDAPAKERAQPLLPAVEIPVLAGEASAGELAMAVSEWLATLKGQMEGHDRFQLAVARNALGMIARGDDPRLEARDAALSEALLAGVKDLASPGLLASLRRSALDKLAADIPKYPALADARAKWTGEN, from the coding sequence ATGGGAGAGAACATAGAGATTCGCGAATTGCAGGCCGGCCTGGCCCACGCTCTTGCGCGCAAGGGTAGGGGGCAACCCGAGAACCTCCAACGGCTCACCGGTGGTGCGACAATGGAAAGCTGGCGCTTCGAAGTCGGGCGGGAGCGGTTTGTTCTGCGCCGCGCGCCCAGCCTCGCTTTCATGGAAGGCAGGCCCTTCGGTCATGATGTCGAGGCCGCAGTGATACGGGCAGCCCATGCTGCGGGGGTCACTGCACCCGAGGTTGTGGCGGAACTGGACCCGGAAGACGGGATTGGCAGCGGCTTTGTTATGCGGGCCTTGCCGGGCACTCCCGATCCGCGCGCAATCCTTGCGATGGAGGAGCCGGACCAGTTACTGCGCGAGGCGGCGGGCGACCTGGCGCGTATCCATTCGCTGGACCCTGCCGATTTGCCCGACGCCATTCCCACCCTTGATTACTCGGAAGGAGTGGCAGGCCTCCGCGCGCAATTCGACGAAGCAGGAGGCGATAGGCCGATTATCGCGCTGGGCCTGAAATGGCTGGAAGACAATGTGCCAGAGCCGGTGACGCCGGTGCTGAATCACGGCGACTATCGGCTGGGTAATATCCTGGCAGAGAATAGCCATCTGACCGGAGTTCTGGACTGGGAGCTGGTCCATTTCGGCGATCCGCATGAGGATCTGGCATTTGGCTGTATGACGGTCTGGCGCTTCAGTCGGCACGATCGCCCGGCGATGGGCCTGGGCCCGCTCGATGCCTATTTCGCAGCATATGAAGAGGCTGGCGGAGTGGCGGTTGACCCTGCACGGTTCCGCTTCTGGACGATCTATCGCACCGTCTGGTGGGCGCTTGGCTGTATCCGCATGGCGGACTTCTGGCGAAGAGGAGAAGACCGGATGCTAGAGCGTGTGGTCATTTCCCGGCGCACGAGCGAGAACGAACTCGATCTGCTGCTCCTTCTGGAGGAGGATGCTCCCGCCAAGGAGCGGGCCCAGCCATTGTTACCTGCGGTGGAAATACCCGTACTAGCAGGCGAAGCGAGTGCGGGCGAGCTTGCCATGGCGGTTTCCGAATGGCTCGCCACGCTCAAGGGCCAAATGGAGGGGCATGACCGTTTCCAGCTTGCCGTGGCGCGCAATGCGCTGGGCATGATTGCCCGGGGAGACGATCCCCGGCTTGAGGCACGCGATGCTGCGTTGTCCGAAGCCTTGCTTGCAGGCGTGAAGGATCTGGCATCGCCCGGCTTGCTTGCCAGCCTCCGCCGCAGCGCGCTCGACAAGCTGGCGGCAGACATACCAAAATATCCCGCGCTCGCAGATGCCCGCGCCAAATGGACTGGAGAGAACTGA
- a CDS encoding host attachment protein encodes MKCPHNAHVAIVDGERFILMQNTGKPFEPKLTVIEEPVLDPSNFSAGVRHQDDVGQKLGRTQLDELAHGAAVAEWLNGKAIEGDLEDILIVADPKSLGEMRNHYHAELERRLIGELDKTVTSESLEQIAKIIANA; translated from the coding sequence ATGAAATGTCCGCACAATGCCCATGTCGCTATTGTTGATGGCGAGCGATTCATCCTGATGCAGAACACAGGAAAGCCCTTCGAACCGAAGCTGACGGTGATCGAAGAACCGGTCCTGGATCCATCAAATTTCAGCGCCGGGGTGCGCCACCAGGATGATGTCGGCCAGAAACTGGGGCGCACCCAGCTGGACGAACTCGCGCATGGTGCCGCCGTAGCCGAATGGTTGAACGGGAAGGCTATCGAAGGTGATCTGGAGGATATTCTGATTGTAGCCGATCCCAAGTCGCTTGGTGAAATGCGCAATCACTATCACGCCGAACTCGAACGGCGGCTGATTGGCGAGCTCGACAAGACCGTGACGAGCGAATCGTTGGAGCAGATCGCGAAAATCATCGCCAATGCGTGA
- a CDS encoding serine hydrolase yields MTSRFFRLAAASAALFAGLTASPAVAQSNDLEAAFDRTFGTQVRAPQSFEARYETSFERRIAQLADGSKGRIGVAAVDLSSGEQISILGNQRFPMASTSKIAVAATFLEGVEQGRWSLTSEFPLMIPIRSKKYSSRAAPVRKGNYMPAIDLIEIMITRSSNPATDALLKVVGGPNAVNGWARRNGIREFSIDRDIATLVRDDGEYDPVSYIDRRDSATPRAMVDLLAGLYQGKFLSRESRRVLMGAMSRTRTGKRRIPAMIPGEAEVLHKTGSLNNTSSDIGIIRTPDGRAFAVAIYVTGQGTRRNREAKIASIARALYDGYRASPRRQYATADYGGD; encoded by the coding sequence ATGACGTCTCGCTTTTTCCGCCTTGCCGCAGCTTCCGCAGCCCTCTTTGCCGGGCTGACTGCGAGCCCTGCAGTTGCGCAAAGCAACGACTTGGAGGCTGCGTTTGATCGCACCTTCGGCACGCAAGTCCGTGCACCGCAAAGCTTCGAGGCGCGCTACGAAACGTCGTTCGAGCGCCGCATCGCGCAGCTTGCGGATGGGTCCAAAGGCAGGATCGGCGTCGCCGCCGTCGACTTGTCGAGCGGGGAACAGATCTCGATTCTCGGCAACCAGCGCTTCCCAATGGCAAGCACGAGCAAGATCGCCGTCGCCGCGACTTTCCTCGAGGGGGTCGAGCAGGGTCGTTGGAGCCTGACCAGCGAATTTCCGCTGATGATTCCGATCCGCTCCAAGAAATATTCGAGCCGTGCTGCTCCGGTTCGCAAGGGCAACTACATGCCCGCCATCGACCTGATCGAAATCATGATCACGCGGTCGAGCAATCCGGCAACTGATGCGCTGCTGAAAGTCGTTGGCGGCCCCAACGCTGTCAATGGCTGGGCGCGCCGCAATGGCATCCGCGAATTCAGCATCGACCGTGATATTGCGACTCTGGTTCGCGATGATGGCGAGTATGACCCGGTTTCTTATATCGACCGCCGTGACAGCGCGACTCCTCGAGCCATGGTCGATTTGCTCGCCGGGCTCTATCAGGGCAAGTTCTTGTCACGCGAGAGTAGGCGCGTTCTGATGGGTGCGATGAGCCGCACCCGGACGGGCAAACGGCGCATTCCGGCCATGATACCGGGCGAGGCGGAAGTTCTGCACAAGACGGGTTCGCTCAACAACACATCGAGCGATATCGGCATCATCCGTACACCGGACGGGCGCGCCTTTGCTGTGGCGATCTACGTTACAGGGCAGGGAACACGGCGCAATCGGGAGGCGAAAATCGCTTCGATCGCGCGGGCGCTTTACGATGGCTATCGCGCCAGTCCGCGCCGCCAGTACGCCACGGCAGATTACGGCGGAGACTAA
- the polA gene encoding DNA polymerase I, which yields MADKQHLYLVDGSAYIFRAYHRLPPLTDPEGTPVGAVYGYTTMLWKLADDLDKADGPTHLAVVLDKSSHSFRNEIYDQYKANRPPPPEDLVPQFPLIRDATRAFSLPMIEEENVEADDMIASYARAAAAKGWDVTIVSSDKDLMQLVGPGGDGHGAIDMLDTMKNARIGVSEVEEKFGVGPDLVGDVLALMGDSVDNIPGIFGVGPKTATKLIQEHGSLTSALDAAPEMKKSKLKERLLEHRADAELSRILVTLKEDCPLPIAIDDMKLDGIAPGPLAAFLEKHGFTSLLRRLDAGNGSPDRANELNPAKADTHGADASPEGNRQPLPEFPAIDRSAYETVQTMERLEHWITQCEQAREIAVDTETSALDAMQADLVGVSLATGPNHACYIPLAHGGSDMFAEKPEQVGFDEALAALKPLLESDAVLKIGQNIKYDLNVLSRYGINVAPIDDTMIISFDLDAGRGQDGIGGGHGMDELSERHLGHTPLTFKEICGTGKKQIPFGEVPLDKATEYAAEDADVTWRLHQHLKPRLAIEGGSRVYERVDRPLVPVVAMMERNGIKVDRTRLARLSEEFATETARLEQQIHELAGEEFTVGSPKQLGDILFDKLGYKGGRKGKSGQFSTDQAVLEKLSGQGADIADKVLEWRQLTKLKSTYTDALQQAINPHTGRVHTSYSLVGAQTGRLSSTDPNLQNIPIRTPIGRQIREAFVPEDGNVLLAADYSQIELRLAAHMADVDTLKDAFAKGEDIHNRTAQEMYGAVDRDTRAQAKTINFAILYGISRWGLAGRLGVEPDEAQAMIDRYFQRFPGIQRYIAETLESVRERGYSETLFGRKTWFPRIDSKNQAERQGSERAAINAPIQGTSADIIKRAMVRMMPALEDAGLGHVQMLLQVHDELVFELPESDVASASPVIERVMADAALPAVDLSVPLGIEIGTGPSWDAAH from the coding sequence ATGGCCGATAAACAGCATCTCTATCTCGTAGACGGTTCCGCCTACATCTTCCGCGCATATCACCGTCTTCCCCCTCTGACAGATCCCGAAGGCACGCCGGTCGGAGCGGTTTACGGGTACACCACGATGTTGTGGAAGTTGGCCGACGATCTCGACAAGGCCGACGGGCCGACTCACCTCGCGGTCGTGCTCGACAAATCGAGCCATTCATTCCGCAACGAGATCTACGACCAGTACAAGGCCAATCGTCCTCCGCCCCCCGAGGATCTGGTGCCACAATTCCCGCTCATCCGTGACGCGACGCGCGCGTTTTCGCTGCCGATGATCGAGGAAGAGAATGTCGAGGCCGATGACATGATCGCATCCTATGCGCGCGCCGCCGCTGCCAAGGGCTGGGATGTTACGATCGTTTCGTCCGACAAGGACCTGATGCAACTGGTTGGGCCGGGTGGTGACGGCCATGGCGCGATCGACATGCTTGATACCATGAAGAACGCGCGGATCGGCGTTTCCGAGGTGGAGGAAAAATTTGGAGTCGGTCCCGACCTGGTAGGCGACGTTCTCGCCTTGATGGGCGATTCCGTCGACAACATTCCCGGCATTTTCGGTGTCGGTCCCAAGACTGCGACCAAGCTGATCCAGGAACACGGCTCCCTCACATCGGCACTCGATGCGGCGCCCGAGATGAAGAAGAGCAAGCTCAAGGAAAGGCTGCTCGAGCATCGTGCCGACGCCGAATTGAGCCGGATTCTCGTGACTCTCAAAGAGGATTGCCCGCTACCGATCGCCATTGACGATATGAAGCTGGACGGAATCGCCCCCGGGCCGCTGGCGGCATTCCTCGAAAAGCATGGGTTCACCAGTCTTCTGCGCCGGCTCGATGCCGGGAACGGCAGCCCCGATCGAGCAAATGAGCTCAATCCTGCCAAAGCAGACACGCACGGGGCCGATGCCAGCCCCGAAGGCAATCGTCAGCCCCTGCCCGAATTCCCCGCAATTGATCGCAGCGCGTATGAAACCGTGCAAACAATGGAGCGGTTGGAACATTGGATTACCCAGTGTGAGCAAGCGCGCGAGATCGCAGTCGATACCGAAACAAGTGCGCTTGATGCCATGCAGGCGGATTTGGTGGGCGTTAGCCTGGCGACCGGGCCTAACCATGCCTGCTACATTCCCCTGGCTCATGGCGGCAGTGACATGTTCGCGGAAAAGCCGGAGCAAGTGGGATTTGATGAGGCACTCGCAGCCTTGAAACCGCTGCTCGAAAGCGACGCGGTTCTCAAGATCGGCCAGAACATCAAATATGATCTCAATGTCCTGTCCCGCTACGGTATCAACGTAGCGCCCATAGACGATACGATGATCATCAGCTTCGATCTTGATGCCGGTCGCGGACAAGACGGGATCGGGGGAGGCCATGGCATGGATGAGCTGAGCGAACGCCATCTCGGCCACACGCCGCTGACCTTCAAAGAAATATGCGGCACCGGCAAGAAACAAATACCCTTCGGCGAAGTGCCGCTGGACAAAGCGACCGAATACGCCGCTGAAGATGCCGATGTAACATGGCGCCTGCACCAACATCTGAAGCCACGCCTTGCCATCGAGGGAGGCTCGAGAGTTTATGAGCGTGTCGACCGGCCGCTGGTACCCGTAGTCGCAATGATGGAGCGCAACGGGATCAAGGTTGACCGGACCCGGCTCGCCCGCCTGTCGGAAGAGTTCGCCACCGAAACAGCCCGGTTGGAACAGCAAATCCACGAGCTGGCCGGCGAGGAATTCACGGTCGGCAGCCCAAAACAGCTCGGCGATATCCTGTTCGACAAGCTTGGCTACAAGGGTGGCAGGAAGGGCAAGAGCGGACAGTTCTCCACCGATCAGGCCGTACTTGAAAAGCTATCCGGCCAGGGCGCCGACATTGCCGACAAGGTGCTCGAGTGGCGTCAGCTGACGAAGCTCAAATCGACCTATACCGACGCTCTCCAACAAGCGATCAACCCACATACCGGACGGGTCCACACCAGTTATAGCTTGGTCGGGGCCCAGACAGGGCGCCTCTCATCTACCGATCCAAACTTGCAGAACATCCCGATCCGCACCCCAATTGGCAGGCAAATCCGGGAAGCTTTCGTGCCCGAAGACGGCAATGTCCTGCTGGCAGCAGACTATTCCCAGATTGAATTGCGGCTGGCTGCCCACATGGCGGATGTCGATACTCTGAAGGATGCCTTCGCCAAAGGCGAGGACATCCACAATCGCACAGCGCAGGAAATGTATGGTGCGGTTGATCGTGATACGCGTGCGCAGGCCAAGACGATCAATTTCGCCATTCTCTACGGAATTTCACGATGGGGGCTTGCCGGACGCCTCGGGGTGGAACCAGACGAGGCGCAAGCCATGATTGATCGCTATTTCCAGCGCTTCCCCGGCATCCAGCGTTACATCGCCGAAACACTCGAGTCAGTCCGCGAGCGTGGCTATTCTGAAACGCTGTTCGGGCGGAAAACATGGTTCCCGCGGATCGACTCCAAGAATCAGGCAGAGCGGCAGGGAAGCGAACGCGCTGCCATCAACGCCCCGATCCAAGGAACCAGCGCGGATATCATCAAGCGCGCAATGGTTCGGATGATGCCCGCGCTGGAAGATGCGGGCCTCGGCCACGTGCAGATGCTCTTGCAAGTACATGATGAGCTGGTGTTCGAGCTGCCCGAAAGTGATGTTGCCAGCGCAAGCCCTGTTATCGAGCGGGTCATGGCGGACGCAGCCCTCCCTGCTGTCGATTTGTCCGTGCCGCTTGGCATCGAGATCGGGACGGGGCCAAGCTGGGATGCGGCTCACTAG
- a CDS encoding mechanosensitive ion channel family protein, whose translation MFDDLNPANFDIDWHLVLAEGAVSLLVVVIAVALSYVAYRLVFKAVSKITHMSESVADDILIQRIRQPIKWSFIAIGVTLAAQVDDALGLLWEPFAQFLRPALLGWIAYNMVRALTAALQVQVEASGDPVALRSRKTRVAVLSRIATLAIILITIGLMLFSIPSVRSIGTTMLASAGLAALAIGAAAQPALKSLIAGLQIALTEPLRIGDLVVVDGHTGRIEEIRMSFITVRTWDERVIIVPTSRFLDESFENWSRRNEMLTGPVYLHLDPITDLDPIRAEFERFVHAHELWDKRTAVLLMTEAHPESVELRLSVSAGTIGDLWALRCALREHMIKWLRETQPEALIRHRLEVESANDRAST comes from the coding sequence ATGTTCGATGACTTGAATCCCGCAAACTTTGATATCGACTGGCATCTGGTGCTGGCCGAAGGGGCGGTATCCCTGCTGGTCGTCGTGATTGCGGTCGCATTGTCTTATGTCGCCTATCGCCTTGTCTTCAAGGCGGTGAGCAAGATCACGCACATGTCTGAAAGCGTGGCAGACGATATCCTGATCCAGCGGATTCGCCAGCCGATCAAGTGGTCTTTCATTGCCATCGGCGTGACACTCGCCGCTCAAGTCGATGACGCGCTTGGCCTGCTGTGGGAACCGTTCGCCCAGTTCCTGAGGCCCGCTCTCCTCGGCTGGATTGCGTACAATATGGTGCGCGCACTGACGGCTGCCTTGCAGGTGCAAGTGGAGGCATCGGGTGACCCTGTCGCGCTGCGTTCGCGCAAGACCCGGGTTGCCGTGCTGTCACGGATTGCAACCCTGGCGATCATTCTAATCACGATCGGCCTCATGCTGTTCTCCATTCCGTCAGTGAGATCCATCGGCACTACTATGCTGGCATCTGCTGGCCTGGCAGCATTGGCGATTGGTGCGGCTGCGCAACCGGCGCTCAAATCCCTGATCGCTGGCCTGCAAATTGCGCTGACCGAGCCGCTGCGGATTGGCGATCTGGTAGTGGTGGACGGGCACACCGGTCGAATCGAAGAAATCCGCATGAGCTTCATAACAGTACGCACCTGGGACGAGCGGGTGATTATCGTGCCCACCAGCCGCTTCCTTGATGAGAGTTTCGAGAATTGGTCTCGTCGCAACGAAATGCTGACTGGCCCGGTCTATTTGCATCTTGATCCGATAACAGACCTCGACCCGATCCGGGCAGAGTTCGAGCGCTTCGTTCATGCGCATGAATTGTGGGACAAGCGCACCGCTGTATTGCTGATGACCGAAGCCCATCCGGAGAGCGTCGAGTTGCGCCTTTCAGTGAGCGCGGGCACCATCGGCGATCTATGGGCCCTGCGCTGCGCCTTGCGCGAGCATATGATCAAGTGGCTGCGTGAAACCCAACCGGAAGCGCTGATCCGCCACCGGCTGGAAGTCGAGTCCGCCAACGATCGCGCTTCGACCTAA